The stretch of DNA gtaggtgcacgtcgagtcaagtgttggccgagtgttcacaatgaaactctatgtataaacagtctttattttaataatatttgaaattattgttttggcacttctttatctgtatacacatgctagttgcatagataaaattcttgaatatacaaatagtagaaagaatatgagatgctcatatgatgagtatcatgaaactcatatttgcaatactgtatattctaaacagttcctagtcgattcagccgtcgctaagaaggatataggccgctcgagtttgagactagtatctgcgatgtgagtaccatgtttcattggtaggggacattgtgatgtccgagcatgcagataaaTGCTCCTGGtcgagtgcactgaacaaccctccataaaggactttccaagttgttctcacttatcgagtggaaacgtcctagtttatggttgtacaccattagtccttatgacccgagacaacactgagattttatgtgctagcattacactttgacttgtttaccgactctcatggggtcatcaggtcgcaaggttgggtgttttgtcgaaacatataggagtcgatgcattgtagtcggggattcaccgcttacctttgggtatggatatcctatgtcaCTATGCCAAAAATCACTTTTTACTTCAGATAATATCTGAAGTAATAGGGTACTTAATTGCCGAAGTATATggacgtgaagtaatagatgtACCTTTTACTTCGCATAATAACCGAAGTTGTATGCTTGAAACTACTGAAGTCTTTGGCCGGTTTTCGAAAGAAAACCGGTCCCGAATTGGACCGGTGCCGAAGTAAGAAATGTGTTTTACTTCACCGATTTTTGTAAATAGGGAAGTAATAGATTATATATAACTTCGTCGTAATTATTATTTAGCGAagtactttataatattttatttcacaatTTACATTGAGTGACGAAGTAATTCATCTGGCAGACTTCGTAGTTATGTATGTTGGTGAAGTAATAGACGCAAACAACTTCATAATTTATCCTATTTGTTGAAGTAAAGATAATCTATAACTTCAACATTTATCGTATTTGGTGAagtattttatatcatgttactTCACAATTTACATTTAGTGACGAAGTAACTGGTTCGAAAGACTTCAATAATTTGTATTTTGGTGAAGTAATTGCGGAAAACAACTTCATTTTTACAGAATAATGGTGAAGTAAATTAATTCTATCACTTCGTCTGATTTCTTATTTGTCGAAgtaaatataatctataatggTGAAGTAAATTAATATTTTGGTGAAGTAATTGCGCAAAACAACTTCGTATGACTTAATAtactaatataattaaattcataaattaatcTAAAAATGATTAATATCCACGAATCCACAATTACATATTCATCAATCCACAAGTAACCCAAAAAATACATCCACAAAACCAAAAGTATATCCAAAAATCTAGAAtgacaaacaaaatatttatcccAACATACACCATCCATCTAAGCACCTACATAGGAGTAAACAAATTCACTCCATTCACTTCTAACCTCGTCATATTGACATTGGGTGTAGTACTGGTTCTTGATGCATCCtgcaaactgaaatttgaaaaagaaaatacattAGATTCTtctatttcaaataaaaattgacAGATATAAAATATAGCAGTACTGGTAGAGGCAGGTAACGCACCACCCAAATTTACACAACACATCTTAAAAAACTCAATCCATATATTTACACATATCCCCAAGAGAACAGAAAAACCTGGGGGATGTTGGGCAAATATCTCCATACAAACATCATCATTTAGCTGTATGTCTTTCCAAACAAATATCAGGATCGAGATTAATAGTATAACCTTAACACTCATTGAGAAAAAAAAGAGCCAAGCTCAGAGCAGTGCACGTGTAGTCCAGTACCCAATATTCATGTCTCTGTGCCTCAGTCAACATACAAGAAATCAAGGGATAATGTTAAGCCCACACATCTCTGTCCATTTTTCATTATTACTCTTAACCAACCAACCTCATTTTCATGCACTGCTACTCAAACATCTTGCCTAGCTACTGCCCACCAAATGCGTACCTTGAAACTTCATATTTCAGAATTTCCATTACGCAGTCAAGAATGATTCACACACACGCACGCACAAAAAACactaatttataaatataaaccaataatttttatatatgtatCGAACTTTTTGCTGGATTATTTTATGTCATAAGTGCTGCATATTTTATGTCATAAATCCTAAATTATCCTGAAATGAAGCTCAAGACTAAAAAACGATTCAAAATAGCCATAAGAGACGACTTACTTCTGGACATCAACATAATATCAAGAAACGGATAACTCATACGAAATAACAAACGATCAAACATAATTCGGAACAAAAACAACAGATAAAGCAAAAACACAACCCCaagagagagaaaaaaatcATGGCCGTGTAAAATATAAGAGGGAAGAATCAGAAAGATAGAACCAATGTATGATTGTAAAGCAACCCaacaaaatttcttttttttatcactaatataaaatatatcccaATGGCAACACattatctcaacaataaaatatatccCAATGACAACACattatctcaacaataaaatatatctcAAAGACAACAATTCATCTCAATCAATCAAAAAATTTATCCCAAGAAGAAACTCACCATCTTCTCCAACTGTGGATCATCGCAATCGACTATCTCTTTCATGTATCTCATCACGCAATATCCACACTCAACCGAACCACTTTGTTTCAGATTACCCTATAATGGAATTGAAAAGTTAATGCAACAATCACAATCTAATGAATAACCACTACCAATTCATGTATTCATAAATAAGTAAGATACATACCGTCAATATTTTAAAACCTGGCCCTTTAGAAATACCTTTGGAGGCATTGTACGTCTTCACCCCACTACATTTTAAAAAGTAAGAAGTTATTTTTTTGCATATTTATAAGTTAATGTATTCAAAATCAACATAAGCTACTACCCACTTTGTCACAATATTTTTCCATGTATCATCTCGGATCCTGTTAGACGTAGAAtccaataaatatatcatattctTATCTTCGTTGACGATTGTCAAGATCCAATGGTACCTGAAAAAATGAAATTACAGCATTGACTACCATGAAGTAGAAATCTATAAATAACTAAATTCTTACCCAGTGTTGTATGGGATGAGACAGATGCTATCTCTACACACTGCTTCCAACTGGTCAGCAATATGTTGTGATAAGTCACGGCCATCTGTGCCAATCGGGCATGTAGGTATATTACCGGGATCCACAAACGAAAAATAATCAGCCTTGtcttttttcttcaaatctttGTAGAGGTGACTGCATGATATAGATGCACAAATATATCGTttagaaaattttcaaaatatgaaCAACTAccacaaaaaatattatataaatgcaCAAATATTGTAAGTTAGACATTATATATACCCCATGTAAACTAAAATTTGTCTGGCACCTATCTCCCTCATCTCCATAAAGCGTACGATATCTTCCTTCAGCAACCGTATGCTTTTAGCACGTCCAAACATAGCGTCCTCAAACTCAATGCATATGGTATCCGATTCATTCAGCAATCGAACAACATGAGAGTAGACATACTTGCACGACATGGGTAATGTTTTCTCAATTTCTTTGAAATTGTCGCGCTGACCAGGAACGTCCGCAAGCACAGATGATTGAGGTTTCCCCTTCCtctacaatttaaaatattattcatacaagtattttaaaataaaacattgtTCGAGCAACATATCTGACAGTTGCAAACACAAAGTAAAATGAAAACCGAAAGTACCTTTGTCGTTGGAAAAATAACCAACTCTCAGTTTCTTGTTCGTTTCCCAGCCACCCTCAGTTTCTGATCTAAAGTAACTTTCATGAGCCGGAATACAATGAGTATCAACATCATCAATTGGTCGAGAATCAGGAATACTAGTCCAACCATCATCATCTCCCTCGTAACATCGATTTGGCACAGGGAGTACAATTGACCACCCTTTTTGTAATGGGTCATCAATATAAAAGACTTGATTGACTTGACTTGCAAGGACAAATGAGTCATTCTTGTGCCCTATTTTGTTCATATTGACCAAGGTGAATCCACATTCATCATTGTTGATTACTCCTTTGTCATTTGCAACCCACGCACACTTGAAAAGAGGAACTTGAAATTGATGATAGTCCAACTCCCATATTTCTTCAATCACTCCATAGAAAGTCACATCAGTCATCAAGGGATTCTTATCTTTGGCACTACAGACAAGCATGGTGCTAGCAACTAGAGAAACCCCACTGTTTTGGCAAACTCTCTCATCATCTCGTGCCTTTGTTTGGTATAAATTGTCATTTATCACGTAACTACTATACTTAATGACTTGCCCACGTGGACCATGAGCCAGCCATGTCAATGTTGATGTTGTTCCACCATTGCAGCAATCTATTTCAACATCCACCTGACATTTATACAATTAGAATTGGGTGATTAAAATACTAGCTCCAAATTGTTCACCGCAAAATGCATAAAGCAGATTTATCCACCTAACCTTTGCACGAAACCAGTCAATGAACTTCTTATTGTGAGCATCTTGTATCCACCTTTCATCTTTCTCTTTTCTCGGAAACATCGACTTCAGGAAATATTTATGTTCACTGTGGAAATATTTATATAGAAATTTGTGTTGGATATTAAATATTGACAATCACATGGGTGCAGAATTATAGAATAATGCAATACACTTACATAATGTAGGGAGATACTTCTTCTGTATTTTCCAGCACAGTCAAATGTGCTTGTCGAAGGTCAACTTGTGGCACTATAATTGGTGTTTTGCATGCTAAGAAGCCAGCAATGTTTGATTTGGGATCGCGATTTGATTGAGGGACCCCAATAGGATCAAGGTCATTTAGGATCAAGGTCACTTTCAGCAGACTCACCGTGCCAAATCCAATTCACATAATTTTGACTAAAACCATGGAAATAAAGATGCTCTCGAATGGACTTTGCTGGtctttttttaagatttttacatTTGCAACAAGGACAATGAATTAAATTGGGGTCAATATGGGGATTCTCTGAACAACCTCTGATAAACAGTTCCACACCCTCCTCGTACTGTTTTGACCTTCTGTCCGAGTGAATCCAAGATTTATCCATTTCAATACAGCAAAATACCCGAAATATAGAACAATGAATTTGATCTAAACCtgaaaatattacatttaataatgtcattttcaatttaatttgttGAGCGCAAAAAAACACGAAAGGAGACTACCTATTGACTAACAAACAAAAGAAGACTACACAGATGCATATAAgttagaaaaacaaaaaaaatcgacgGAGACAATGACTAACAAGaaataaaatgataatttaGTGCTTAGTGGAAAAGTAAGAATGAGAAAAGATGTGAGAAATGAGATATTATGaaccttttttttaaaatgcaaataatATCCATATATATGAGTTATCCCCCTGTATTCTTcccatatatttattttaggcACATTCTGTGTGTTGGGATATAAGGGTAAAACTGCCCacgaggtatatatatatatatatatatatatatatatatatatatatatatatatatatatatatataagaatatGAAGACAGAAACGCACATGTTGTAATAAAGTAGACATTTTGCCCGGACCATATGTTAAGCAATCGATAGCACGTTGCTGCCAAAACCTAAGTTTTACAAATAATACATCTAGAAAAGAATGATACACACAAGGTCCAATATGTTCTTCATCGAAACACCAAGAATTGAATACTGTGGCACTCAATGTAATGGAAAATTGTTCGTtaaagaaatttgagatttacacATTACTTATACTAGCATCATGAACAAGACGATAATCGAAATGCTTTAGTAAATCACATGGTTTATTCAACTCAAATTAGCAAATTTTGAGAGCAAACAAGAAACcaagtaaaaaaaaatcactGTATTTCAAAAGTAGATGATTTTTTTTACATCAGGGACGGAATAACTAGACTtacggtggtggtggtggtgtttTGCTTCTCTCTCGGTGAGTTGAACGGCGGTGGTGTTGGCGGTTCGAAGCGAGAATGGCGGTGAGTGGAAAATGTGGCGCGTTAATGAGCTCGTCTACGAAGGATAAATGATATAATCGAAATAactcagcgacggtttttaaaaattccgtcgctaattgcGACGAATGTTGAAATACCGTCGCTTATAGCGACGGtcgttttaaaaaccgtcgctgtatagatcggcgacggttaaaaaaccgtcgcaaattgtcaACCCTCACCAAATGTTCAGCGCGGTTCATCTTATTACTTCGGCATTTAacttatttttcttcttttttacttcatcaacattgaaataccgaagtaaaatataataataaaaaatagtgaagcccgtgtttttaaacatccgaagtaaatatattattttacttcgcttgtgttattactgaagttattggtaatgtattacttcgtaaATTATTATTGCCGAAGTACCGCCTGCCGAAGTAAAAtccgatttttctactagtgtgtgatctcatgtgtatgtagtttgaaatctctcatcagagtatgatggtaattaagaaaggggtttcttagattacaccatcgatacaactacgacatgacacatagtatcgattcattgaaaactctcgatataccaatggttgtcgaatcagtcgggatatatgagatgaagggaccgtactgtatgctaaccataattgaatggttcttgcaggcactatcatttgatacctagggaatcatgtaagcgctGCTGCTAGGTgcttaacatgattggttgggtactatcagacttgagtattgacgttcttattatcaaggagttaaTAATTAAGAacggagcaattggggtatgttCGTATAAGGACATATTTAGTCCGAattacatggagatgtgaacccacggctagttgtatcaatgaaccattgagggccacacaagtactagctttctagatctcgttgagaagtaaaatagttcaatgtgttgaacggcttataaatgagtttataaccGTAagcaaaaatagaagtatgacttctatgagtgtagtagcccgaattccaaattgggtaattaacggattaatggtgattaagaaggtttaatgtgtaattttgaccgagtcatgatcggacggaccgaagatggttcggaagcaccgaagaggtcggaaggtccgaagtgagttcggtggatccgatcattaggtgtcaagagttgatcgacacgtaggagttcggacgttccgaagtgtaggttcggtggatccgatcatgaggtgtcaagagcagctggacacgtgcatgttcggacggtccgaagtgtatgatcggaggatccgatcatgagctgtcaagagccaatggacacgtagcgttcggacgttccgaagtgttgttcggaggatccgaacatggcctataaatagtgctcggatttctcatttttgacttgccaatttcttgagttttctctcattttggagagtttggaaggtttctagggttagttgttggtcgagcgatagccaagagctgccaggagtagtagcgtagcggcgcctgagttacgaggcaatcgacatcaaagggctgtcgacggacgaaggtaaaccctaaacctttggtagtactagggagtactggttttgctagtcgagcatggtagtattgattgggtatgcttttgatgcgtaggcttgttctagacctgattagcggtgttgcgtaaggataggcttgctgtgatagaggtacgaaagtactatccgagatatcctggttgagtatacattcttatatgtgttgcatgattatgtggtgcattgatatatgtcatatgatgcatgctattatgtcacgtttattactgcacgttgcatttcatgttgagccgtatcttcttcgagatagcctttactgttgagctgtatctctttcgagataagctatatcttggggccgctcagccctgtcttgtggacgcatggacaccgagagtacacagtggccgacgggtcgggagggcttcggtggtccgggacattttaggtccacgtctgtcttgtagtggatgcagtgacccagaggtgtaccgcgcggcactatccacttggcgcctctagactgagcattgttgagatccttttgtgactcctgtttcttgactaccccggtatcatgatcatagcatgtgcatttcatataggtctgtatactcatacttttgtactgggcgttcttatcgctcacgtcttcggttttgtttattcttggacaccccattcccacggggcaggcctcaggttggacagctcaggaggagcaggaggaggacgttgagtagctggttggtttagtttatcggtattgttttgattcgatatggttgtattgggtatttttattttgagttattctagacttcgattgggttgtataaccattattttgttgactttttccgctgttatctctgattattgttaattaggttaattgcatgcttagtttttgattagtaggtgattctggaacgggtctctacatttatggtatcagagcatgcatacgattttgggatatagatttctgttttgggatttccgttgaccaatttactagtttccccattctatgttgtagcaatggctgaccactttggtgacgggagtagtcaggggagtgtaggtcgatggggtgaccaggacgatcagagacgtcatcgtgagcatcgtcatcgtcgggatggtcctaggcgtttcgatatgcatcgtttcatgcagatggggcctaagcctttagttggcggtgagactcccgatgatgcggaagattggttagagcgcatggagagttgttttcgcgcattccagtgcaccgatgagcagaagatggagacccttagttttcttctcgagggccgtgctcgcaggtggtggcgatcaacttctgcgccgatagttcggtcgcagggtagagcgacttgggtcgatttccgtgcagcgttcatgcagctgtactttcctccagcccttcgccaggccaagacgattgagctcctgaaccttaagcaggggagtatgtctgttgatgagtatcagcagaaattcttcgagttgttacccttcgctccttaatcagtggcagttctgaagccaagtatgatcatttcctccagggccttaatcaggagatctttgatcgagtcactgtctgtgataatcctacttcgtatgatgggttagtgaaccggtgtcgccaagcagagatcagtctccagcgtggtagggctattctttcttctagacctccgagtgttttgagccctcgacctcagtctttcaagaaatctggttcttcttcttctggatctggatcaaggtctagcggtgttgttcgctttggtgagaagaaggagtcttgtgcgcattgtgggaagaaccatccatcggaacaatgccgattagcagcaggagcttgttttcagtgcggagagatgggtcatatcaagaagaattgtcctcagttgcgaggtggagcaggatctggttctggatcccagacgactgttcagcagaggagacagggtcaggcagtgggtagttcgaatcttcgacctcgtgcccaaggtcaggtttttgcgctgaaccaggatcagcctgggatgtaattgttatacggttgtaatgaagaatatttgcagtgtattacaatggtgttttattctctaagcctgatttcgaggacgaaatcgttttaaggggggagaatgtagtagcccgaattccaaattgggtaattaacggattaatggtgattaagaaggtttaatgtgtaattttgaccgagtcatgatcggacggaccgaagatggttcggaagcaccgaagaggtcggaaggtccgaagtgagttcggtggatccgatcattaggtgtcaagagttgatcgacacgtaggagttcggacgttccgaagtgtaggttcggtggatccgatcatgaggtgtcaagagcagctggacacgtgcatgttcggacggtccgaagtgtatgatcggaggatccgatcatgagctgtcaagagccaatggacacgtagcgttcggacgttccgaagtgttgttcggaggatccgaacatggcctataaatagtgctcggatttctcatttttgacttgccaatttcttgagttttctctcattttggagagtttggaaggtttctagggttagttgttggtcgagcgatagccaagagctgccaggagtagtagcgtagcggcgcctgagttacgaggcaatcgacatcaaagggctgtcgacggacgaaggtaaaccctaaacctttggtagtactagggagtactggttttgctagtcgagcatggtagtattgattgggtatgcttttgatgcgtaggcttgttctagacctgattagcggtgttgcgtaaggataggcttgctgtgatagaggtacgaaagtactatccgagatatcctggttgagtatacattcttatatgtgttgcatgattatgtggtgcattgatatatgtcatatgatgcatgctattatgtcacgtttattactgcacgttgcatttcatgttgagccgtatcttcttcgagatagcctttactgttgagctgtatctctttcgagataagctatatcttggggccgctcagccctgtcttgtggacgcatggacaccgagagtacacagtggccgacgggtcgggagggcttcggtggtccgggacattttaggtccacgtctgtcttgtagtggatgcagtgacccagaggtgtaccgcgcggcactatccacttggcgcctctagactgagcattgttgagatccttttgtgactcctgtttcttgactaccccggtatcatgatcatagcatgtgcatttcatataggtctgtatactcatacttttgtactgggcgttcttatcgctcacgtcctcggttttgtttattcttggacaccccattcccacggggcaggcctcaggttggacagctcaggaggagcaggaggaggacgttgagtagctggttggtttagtttatcggtattgttttgattcgatatggttgtattgggtatttttattttgagttattctagacttcgattgggttgtataaccattattttgttgactttttccgctgttatctctgattattgttaattaggttaattgcatgcttagtttttgattagtaggtgattctggaacgggtcactacaatgagggtaatgtaacttttaatttgtggaagtgttcttaaattaaaagttggcaaaataaataatgtatttgaaaattttgattttcataaacattattatggaataaatttaattaattcaagtattgaattaattaaacaatagtgtgactagtagagtccaaataattaaattaattcaaatgttgaattaattaaatcatattgggtcttgtagagcccaatagtaaaataattattcaactagtggtttgagtaaattcaagtaatgtttaattagtttcaaattttttttagataattaaattaaatccatgggtttttaatttttaaaaaccaAATAAACTTGCATGCATGAGAGGTGAAGGTTGGAGATTATCTTTTTCAAtttccaaggcttggcatgctaaagTGGTTTtagcttttcccacaaccaagacaactCATCCTCTTCCCATTTCACATGTGCCATGGCCGAACTTTGCATCATTCTTCTcattcatttttctctcaattttgttttcttcaattgttgaggaaaacactctcttctcaaaagaaaaatctttttatttttctagtgcaaaataagaggggatctacctagttggtgctTGGCTTAATTTTTGAACAAGGATTGTTTAAAgg from Primulina eburnea isolate SZY01 chromosome 6, ASM2296580v1, whole genome shotgun sequence encodes:
- the LOC140833308 gene encoding uncharacterized protein codes for the protein MSCKYVYSHVVRLLNESDTICIEFEDAMFGRAKSIRLLKEDIVRFMEMREIGARQILVYMGHLYKDLKKKDKADYFSFVDPGNIPTCPIGTDGRDLSQHIADQLEAVCRDSICLIPYNTGYHWILTIVNEDKNMIYLLDSTSNRIRDDTWKNIVTNGVKTYNASKGISKGPGFKILTGNLKQSGSVECGYCVMRYMKEIVDCDDPQLEKMFAGCIKNQYYTQCQYDEVRSEWSEFVYSYVGA